TTGGCAGCCCTGTCGGTCTGCCTTGAGTTGTTTCTGGAACAAGGTTCGGAATAATGTAGAACGTCACGGCAAATAAAGTCTCGGTGTGTTTACTGATACGAGATCATCAAAGGGTTGATCATGTTATGGAATCTGGTAAAGCGAGGCGCGACATGTGAGGGATGGCCTTTTTGAACCAGACCTGGAGTTGACTCATCCAGCCTTGGAGAAATCGTCAAAAACCTACCGCGTTTTGCGCAAGGCAATCATGTATCTAAAACCCGGGGCAGCTCAATGCGTTCCAGTGTCGCAAGCGCATAATCGATCGGTGTAGAGTAGACCGACCATTTGATCTTCAGAGGTGATTAGCGAGACGCAACGTGGTTTCGCCTTCCAAAGCAGTCAAATCAAAGGTGGCTGAGGCTTTGAAACCAAGAGCTATTGCGACCTAGCTGTATAATAGCTCTGCGGAAGGGACCCATTCTGCCCGGTTTACTGTAGAAGATTGTATCCACAGATGCGACGTGCTTCGTGTTGCGAGCCAAGCGAGTGACATAGCGGCTCCGCAAAAAGGCCGTTTTGCAACCGATGCTTTTGATTTCCATTTGCAGTCGATTATGATATGCAAGACGACCAGACAAGGCTGTGTGGAAGGGGTTTGATATACCGGGTTTGATAGAACTGACAGCCATTTGAGTGGCTCTCGATGCAAACTACCGAGAGTTTCAACCAGGTAGTCTAGGTACTGCCAGATACAGACATTCCGTATGTAGACACGGAcacagccgcagcctcttTTTCATCTAATATTGCTCGTCTTTAGCAAACTTAGCCCTTCATCTCCCAGTTCCCGCCCCCTTTCGCCTCTCAAAGGATTTCCAAGGACGGCGACTTGATTCTTCCCGCGGGTTTCCGCACGGTCGTGCGTATAAGCCACAACTTGCCGCTGTAAGACAAAGAGAGGAGTCGTCGAAATTTTCGTTGGATGCCGTCCCGTGCGGCCGCCGGCCGGTGATAGGTGCGGTGCTAGACGCGGTGCTGCCCGGTCCCACCAGCATGAGCATGACTCTCTTGTGCCTGGAGAGGCGGCCATGACTCGTCGGCGCTGCTAGCCTTGAATTTGTAACGCTGAGGCGGCGTTGATAATAATAAGACACGGCTGCATTGACTGCTCCGCACCCCAGACACCGTCACTTTCGACGGCCGGGCCCCTTATTGCTGCCTTTTGGAGATTCGAGGCATTGGAAATACAGGTGGGTCGGGTGCTTCGCTCCTTGCGAGGACGCTTGACGGCGAATCAGATGTCGGATCTGTGTATTCAGGGACTATAGATCATGGGTTATCGATCATggccgctgaagatgcaAGGATCTCGCCGGGCTAGCGAAACCGCGTTGCCGGGTTTGGTGTCGACGCGCTGATCAGAGCCTCGGCCGGCGCTGACCCTGGAGCGCTGGTCTCTTGACGCTGGAGAATTTGGATCGTCGGCAGCTAGGCGATAGGAGGCTCTGGCCGTTGCGGTATTGATTGCCCTCTACTGCCGGCGCGGTCTGGGTGCTAATGGAGGCGACGCTGGCTGGGGacggcgatgaagagctactagtagtagtagacGGCATGGATTGCGGCGAGGTACAAGGGCCAGGATAGTGCGTGCACCCGGAGGACGCAGCTAAAGGTGCCACTGGCTATCAGCTGGCAAGTACCTGATCCTTGAGCAGCGCACCGGCCAGCGTTCCCTGTGCCCATGTGGGAAGACGAGGCGAGGAAGGCACGGATAGAGAAACGGTCCGAGGCATGTGCTGCAGAACAGAACTGGCTGCGGTTCCGTTTCAAGGCCACGCGGCGCTTTCAGCTACATGCACGCAATCCGGAACAGACAGCAGCACGAGGCTGatgcggcagcagctgaagaggcGAGCAGAGACGACGAGAAAATGcaaatcttcatctcttgggctctccagcttcaacTAAGACATGCAATTTCGACCCCGCCTAGCCAAGGCGGTAGACGTCGTCGGCCGTCCCTGACAGTCCGCAGATGTCAATTCCAGCTTCCCAGCTTCCCAGCTTCTTAGGCTGAATGCGGCCGGGCCAGCCTTGTTGACGACCCGCTATGGGCTGCTAGTTGCGCTCACCGCGAGTGTCTAGCCATTGAagagcagccaaagaaaaggagagagggggAGGAGACAGAGCTAGAGAGGCAATTCATCCAGATCGAGGGTTAGCATCGCGGACCTGCGGATAGCTCTGGAGCTACGAGGGCGGGGCCTTGATTGATGGTACACGCAAATGCGATGCGTCTTCTATATGAGATCTTCTGCAGGTCCAGGCCACAAATTCCCCTGCAGACGGTCCTGTGCCTGGAAtttactactgctactataTACGgtaccgctgctgctgctgctgaagtcTCCGTGTTGAGCTGTGAGAGGGCACAACGGTCTTCTTGGCAAGATTCGACTAGGACCAAGCGTCTCAAGGCGATGCCGTCTTCCTTGGCGATGATAGCGCTGCTTATTCTTGGCCATCCCAAGACGGACCCCGACTCGTGATGCGGCCGATCTAGATGCGTCGATACATCAGTGACCTCATACAGGTAAAAGGGTCCGGCGAGTTTCTTTGATGGAAAGTTTCAGAGCAGCGACAGACTAGCCTCGACAGCACTGTTTCGAAGcaatcttccatcttcaagtgTCGCCACTACTGTAGGCACTACTTTGGCCTTTGGCGCACGACTACGGACGAGTGGGAGCGCTGCTCCTCATTGCTTTTGCTGATCAAGCACCAAACGGGCTCTCTGATATCGTCACAATGGCAGACCGTCTTCATCTAGGCACCAGCTAGCCTTACGCGAAACCAGCTAGAGCCCGTTGAGGCGAATCTGGAATGCCTGTCAAAGACGCCATGTCGTTTGGCTCGTCAGGGGTCATGACTCTCCGGCCACGCTAGTCCCTGGCCCTGGTTTTCAAAGGTAGTATGGGGAACTGCTCGGGGGAAACCTCCGTCAAGCCCGCCCTATTCCTATTTTTACAGAGTAGGATTGCTACGAcggtgctgcagcagagtACTGTAACACTCCCTTGTCCGCACGTCGTACAGCATCGGCTCTAACAAGTTGACTAGGTAGGAACTCAATCTACGTCCTATACTTGTACCGATACTAGCAGGTTATTCTGACTAAAGGCAAACGGTGGCGCCGAGCCAAAGCCACGGGGCCAAAAAGCACGGCTCCCGCGTTGTTTGCTCTTAAAATTGCTATTCTTGTCCAAGCGTTTTAACGTCATTTTCTTCAGCATCAGGGTCTCACTCTGACCACCAATTCCCCAGACAGACGCCGGGCACATGAAAATATCCCCAGAGGGCTTGAGATGTGGGGACAGCAGTTTTCTTGGCTCCAATCACCGGCGGCCCCTGACGGCCACCCAGAACAAATTTTCATGATGCTAAAGCATGCATCCAGTAATGCTCCATGTCCATCCAGCCTGAACGCTTTGCCACGTTGGTACTTATATTTCGCGGGCTACTTGCAGCTAGGCAGCCGGCAAGGTTCTGCGGGCTAAATGAGGTCCTGATCCAGTCGATACCTCGCTTCGACATTGGCCAGATGTCCATCTCCACCCACGTCCGCTCGCCCAGTCCACCCACACTATGCATCAAGCTGGACTTCATCTCCGGCCTCAGAGTGATATTCGCCGTACGGGTGCTGTTGACTTGGTTCCGTCGTCTCGGCCCCCCTTGCCCTTAGACTAGCCATCTTGTCGCTAGGGCTTCACAATGGATTTTTTCATACAGTACCCGCTCAACGCATCTTCGTCCTGTCCGCTAGGCTCGTATCGCCGCAGGCCTGGCACGGGTAAAGGCTGTCCTGTCTGGATTTAACCCTTTCCAAGTGTAGCCGTACGCCCTAACGATTGTGACGTTCATCCACCCAGTGGCAGGCATTCTGAGACGCAGGCGCCACTGACCGTTTTTCTACCTGGCTTCCAAACCATCTTAGAGTCTCGCCCGTGCTTCTGGCGCCGGCACATGGACCGTACGCACGCTTGCAGCGAACTACTGAGTCTGCTGCGTCGATCAGATACTGCATTAAGAGGGCCTGGGTTATTAGCACGGGAGCTTGCTCCCGCCTACTCCGTGTTGGCATTTATCTGTTCTCTCCCACCCTCTTTCTGGTTTGCCATGTTATGCCAATTTGAAGTTGAGCAGTAGTGCTACTGCTCTCACGCACCCTCTTCACCGACCCCTGCCATCTATTGTTGGGTGGTACATGCACTGCAGCAGAATCCCTGATTCACCTCTTCTCGACCGTGCATATATTACCAACAGCTTGCCCCCTCTTCCCCATCTGGAGTATCTGGCGAGAAAAAGGTTCATACTCTTGAACTGGCAAATATTATTCTCCTACCTCACTGACGAGGACCGGGGCTGCCGGCACGTCTACACTTTCAATTCGATCTTTACGAAGCTCATGAATTGCATTTCCTCGACAACTTTTCTCGACCAGTCAGGATAGCCCAATCAGATACGACTACTCACTATGGCCGACGGTCTCTCTCAGCATCAGCTGAATCTCATCAGCGACATCGAACGAGTCTGTTCGGTGATTTCTCTGCTAGGATGTATCTTCGTCGTGGTTACATTCTGTTGCTCGAGCTCGTTCCACAAACCCATCAACAGACTGGTGTTTTATGCCTCGTTTGGTAATATGATGACCAATGTAGGCACGCTCATGTCTCGTAGCTATCTCAGTTCACCAAACTCTCCGGGTTGTCAATTCCAAGGATTCCTCATTCAAATGTATGCTTCTGCCACAGATATATATgagctttgtttttttaaatattgTGGCCCAGCTAACAACGCTTAGGTTCATGCCTGCAGATGCATACTGGACGCTTGCCATGGCGTTCAACGTCTATCTGACATTTTATCACAAATACGACGCTAGGAAGCTGCGAAGAATGGAGGTACCCTATTTGCTTTGCTGCTATGGTATTCCTTTTATTCCTGCCCTCGTGTACATCTTCCTTAAGAACAAGGACGGATATCGAGCATATGGCAATGCCACTATTTGGTGCTGGATCACAACTGAGTGGGATATTTTCCGTATTGCTACATTCTATGGCCCCGTCtggtaagtttttttttacaagaTGAAAATCGGTGAAAATCGGAGAAATTTCTCTgagcaaggaaaagaagtaCATGGAGCCTCCTTACTAACTTCAGTTCAGGGTCGTTATCTTTGCCACTTTCTTCATCTATATTCGAGCTGGGCGAACAATCTACGAAAAGCATAAGCAACTCAACGACTTTCACTCATCTGAAGGCCTCTCTTCCATCGACGTCATCACTACCCTCAGGACAACTGAAGTGACCGTCACTACTTCAGAAGCCATGCCAAATTCCGGAAACCTCAACGCGAATGGCCCCTCAGGCCACCGGCCGTCTCTTACCGAGCCCGACTCAGGCAACCCCAACTACTCGGTACACATCTCGGCTAGTAAGGCTGCCGCAGATGATAAGATTGAGCCTGTTCCAGCTCCCGAAATCGAAGCCGCCAAGAGATCTAGACTCCGAGCAAACCGCCCGCCGAACGCTCGACGACGAAATTATGAAATCAACAACGCAGCATGGGCTTACGCCAAGTGTTccctgctcttcttcacgGCTCTCCTCATCACATGGATCCCATCGAGTGC
This portion of the Trichoderma atroviride chromosome 6, complete sequence genome encodes:
- a CDS encoding uncharacterized protein (EggNog:ENOG41~TransMembrane:7 (o22-41i48-66o93-109i121-141o165-187i309-328o361-379i)), with product MADGLSQHQLNLISDIERVCSVISLLGCIFVVVTFCCSSSFHKPINRLVFYASFGNMMTNVGTLMSRSYLSSPNSPGCQFQGFLIQMFMPADAYWTLAMAFNVYLTFYHKYDARKLRRMEVPYLLCCYGIPFIPALVYIFLKNKDGYRAYGNATIWCWITTEWDIFRIATFYGPVWVVIFATFFIYIRAGRTIYEKHKQLNDFHSSEGLSSIDVITTLRTTEVTVTTSEAMPNSGNLNANGPSGHRPSLTEPDSGNPNYSVHISASKAAADDKIEPVPAPEIEAAKRSRLRANRPPNARRRNYEINNAAWAYAKCSLLFFTALLITWIPSSANRVYSVVKSQEINAPLEIMSAFVLPLQGFWNALIYTVTSWGACKSFLEDMRSGKRPEVMELVGGMGAQDENSRHSRRVSQFRPARANKGLDSESMTELANTRTHSADAHSAETSSQYGRSSTG